From the Borrelia puertoricensis genome, one window contains:
- a CDS encoding peptidoglycan DD-metalloendopeptidase family protein, with protein MIIPKKDQNVLKRNRNFLFDRSIKGNFELRDFGNVRDFHRKKRKKFFRFMNIPKKLLEVIQLLFLTLFGRMVIIDNYEYRSSYNKIRLKMINDISLTYSFIFRFNAIIFVLVLVFYLNIFSYYGSYIFLNKLSFPKDYFIDTFLYYSDQDLSQINNHLFGVDTNNYEATVRKPFVLKVVKHKINPGETLSHIAARYSITSETLISYNDIKDVRSIKPNFVINVPNMKGVLYTVEKSDSLSSIAKKYKIPKVDILDANNLDNEVLYLGQKLFIPGGRMAKELLRNALGETFLFPTQGIITSGYGYRPDPFTKIISFHNGIDIANVANTPIFATKEGIVVTAGFSVGGYGKYIIISHNNGFQTLYAHLGSFAVKVGQKVSRGQIIGRMGSTGYSTGNHLHFTIFKDGKTGNPMKYLR; from the coding sequence ATGATTATACCAAAAAAGGATCAGAATGTATTAAAGAGAAATAGAAATTTTTTATTTGATAGGTCTATTAAAGGTAATTTTGAATTGAGAGATTTTGGTAATGTTCGTGACTTTCATAGAAAAAAACGGAAAAAATTTTTTCGTTTTATGAATATTCCAAAAAAACTTTTAGAAGTAATTCAGTTATTATTTTTGACTTTATTTGGTAGGATGGTAATCATTGATAATTATGAGTATAGATCTTCTTATAATAAGATTCGACTTAAAATGATTAATGATATCAGTCTAACTTATAGTTTTATTTTTAGATTTAATGCGATAATTTTTGTTTTAGTATTAGTTTTTTACTTGAATATTTTTTCGTATTATGGTTCGTACATTTTTTTAAATAAACTGAGTTTTCCCAAGGATTATTTTATTGATACTTTTTTATATTATAGCGATCAAGATTTAAGTCAGATCAATAATCATCTATTTGGAGTGGATACAAATAATTATGAGGCAACTGTAAGGAAACCTTTTGTTTTAAAGGTAGTTAAACATAAAATTAATCCTGGGGAGACACTTTCTCATATTGCAGCCAGATATAGCATAACGAGTGAAACTCTAATTTCTTATAATGATATTAAAGATGTAAGGAGCATTAAGCCTAATTTTGTTATTAATGTGCCTAATATGAAAGGCGTTCTTTATACTGTTGAGAAAAGTGATTCTCTCTCATCAATTGCAAAAAAATATAAAATTCCCAAAGTAGATATTCTTGATGCTAATAATCTTGATAATGAAGTTTTGTATTTAGGTCAAAAATTGTTTATTCCTGGGGGAAGAATGGCTAAAGAATTACTTAGAAATGCTTTGGGCGAGACTTTTTTATTTCCAACTCAAGGTATTATTACCTCAGGTTATGGTTATCGTCCTGATCCTTTTACCAAAATTATTAGTTTTCACAATGGGATTGATATTGCAAATGTAGCTAATACACCTATTTTTGCAACAAAAGAAGGTATTGTGGTAACAGCTGGATTTAGTGTTGGAGGATATGGAAAATATATTATCATTTCTCATAATAATGGTTTTCAAACTCTTTATGCTCATTTAGGTTCTTTTGCAGTGAAAGTCGGACAGAAAGTTTCAAGAGGACAAATAATAGGACGTATGGGAAGTACAGGGTATAGCACGGGCAATCATTTACATTTTACTATTTTTAAAGATGGAAAAACGGGAAATCCTATGAAATATCTCAGATAG